In Cryptomeria japonica chromosome 10, Sugi_1.0, whole genome shotgun sequence, a genomic segment contains:
- the LOC131859143 gene encoding uncharacterized protein LOC131859143, whose amino-acid sequence MTSEIEAVPSCIMKLVERSYTTPPGWRLATVQEARDNLEMIKQQEWDCEWERARLLDGWIIGPRYDFQIGDDFRIFLGHMLVIQIQGDSHDLRRSIYAGVTLTDIGREVALLLCAHDWNYEVLYWLLNSWEKRDPLDLSDVREGKIPFGNTARFVQMNRMICHLSSVLGEEGIAAQIAAERIPSVDLVREVMVSLGKSCWDKLRPESQKILPRKAFLQQIDYYTKNTIISRCLEANWFEDFVSQRDTSDFVSQRDTSQMDTSDFFSQMDTSDFFSQRDTSDFVSQMDTSDFFSQMDTSDFFSKMDTSDFFSETDPDDIGNFVSQRDTLDAIWNFFWHFISSRILLTIQCTSFSLLMEDLKSEEHQAGSRGNFFVSTAILYYLLDYEGNVLDRILRQACKVAVGDDRQHFKDMLENTSSSYCDETGNYHILNKILIYAKRGDNSFLVSKLLEWGVQPQASLDSYLVDDSRHKIRDNEKENLRSLFDNCELKEYLANVSDDGGWTALHWACRYADVSIVEMILQYGGKLDVRDKGGRLPLHYAVKNGKKEIVISIFDKCDSEEQFANAGDDEGWTALHLACCHADASIVEMILKYGGNPGVPDKIGRVPLHYAVEYEKEDIVNVMTGRGKSDTVKDNDEMVTWKDFDEMVTWKDNDGMSPLDLAAKKKNIKLLVKLLSVYKQSLLSYFDKADSAVLLREFSWDGRCRTALHYASMLEDGSKALQLSKLMLTKCTSEEEKKIWVQRKDNCGETALHVAAIKGHKLLCQYFCFYYRDILNVKDANGRCLIYEVVDKSHHDNPDVIMALLKFWDGEVQSTIDHTNQTLLHVAASAGKMFIADFLIERSREAKVRYLRTPDILGQTALHKAAKGGHVDTVTVLLHHGAHPLLERDSDGRTALHCAVQKEAEDRAKEAKDQTKEAKDRAKEAEARAIAVAELVLKKCGSDEKKLLLLWASAAGLGTADQQLSDNSPLKKFLLAKKRYINEKLDTEGKKNNLLRIAACLGDIAMTKELLTRGAQVGDIRDQEWKNSLNQKERHNVDTVCKQIQIIAEQGNDQPATSDNLGRSDFAYGLAALLLNPYLKPPITVGISGSWDRGHFVEDSCTTSTTAI is encoded by the exons TTCGGAAATAGAGGCCGTGCCATcttgtataatgaagcttgttgaGAGGAGTTACACTACTCCTCCAGGCTGGCGTTTAGCAACTGTTCAGGAAGCAAGAGACAACCTTGAAATGATAAAGCAACAAGAATGGGATTGTGAATGGGAAAGAGCTCGTCTTCTTGACGGCTGGATAATCGGCCCACGTTATGACTTCCAGATTGGAGATGACTTCAGAATTTTTTTGGGACACATGCTTGTTATACAGATCCAAG GTGATTCACATGATCTCAGGAGGAGCATATACGCAGGTGTTACACTCACTGACATAGGAAGAGAAGTTGCATTACTTCTGTGTGCACATGACTGGAATTACGAAGTTCTGTATTGGCTGCTCAACTCTTGGGAAAAGAGAGATCCTTTAGACCTAAGTGATGTGAGAGAAGGCAAAATACCTTTTGGTAATACAGCCAGATTTGTACAGATGAACAGAATGATATGTCATTTGAGCAGCGTACTTGGCGAAGAGGGAATTGCTGCTCAGATAGCGGCGGAGAGAATACCTTCTGTAGATTTAGTTCGAGAAGTGATGGTTAGCTTGGGAAAGTCCTGTTGGGACAAGTTAAGACCGGAGAGTCAGAAGATCCTGCCAAGGAAAGCCTTTCTACAACAGATAGATTACTATACCAAAAACACTATTATATCTCGATGTTTAGAAGCGAATTGGTTTGAGGATTTTGTCTCTCAAAGGGACACGTCAGATTTTGTCTCTCAAAGGGACACGTCTCAAATGGACACATCAGATTTTTTCTCTCAGATGGACACATCAGATTTTTTCTCTCAAAGGGACACGTCAGATTTTGTCTCTCAAATGGACACATCAGATTTTTTCTCTCAGATGGACACATCAGATTTTTTCTCAAAGATGGACACATCAGATTTTTTCTCTGAAACGGATCCAGATGACATCGGGAATTTTGTCTCTCAAAGGGACACGTTAGATGCCATCTGGAATTTTTTTTGGCACTTCATCTCCTCCCGTATTCTGCTAACCATCCAATGTACGAGTTTTTCTTTACTGATGGAAGACTTGAAGAGTGAAGAGCATCAGGCGGGAAGCCGCGGGAATTTTTTTGTGTCTACTGCCATACTCTACTACCTCCTTGATTACGAAGGCAATGTGTTGGATAGGATTCTTAGACAGGCATGCAAGGTTGCAGTGGGTGATGATCGGCAACATTTCAAAGATATGCTGGAAAATACATCCTCTTCCTACTGCGACGAAACTGGAAATTACCACATTCTCAACAAGATATTGATCTATGCAAAGCGGGGGGATAACAGTTTTTTGGTGAGCAAGCTATTAGAGTGGGGCGTCCAGCCACAAGCGAGCCTTGATTCATACTTGGTTGATGATTCACGTCATAAAATAAGGGATAATGAAAAAGAAAATTTGAGAAGTCTTTTTGACAATTGTGAATTAAAAGAATACTTGGCCAATGTTAGTGATGATGGAGGATGGACTGCTCTTCATTGGGCGTGTCGTTATGCTGACGTAAGCATTGTTGAAATGATTCTTCAATATGGAGGAAAACTTGATGTTCGGGACAAGGGAGGTCGCCTCCCCCTCCACTATGCAGTGAAGAATGGTAAGAAAGAAATTGTGATAAGTATTTTCGACAAATGTGATTCAGAAGAACAGTTTGCCAATGCCGGAGATGACGAAGGATGGACTGCTCTTCATTTGGCGTGTTGTCATGCTGACGCAAGCATTGTTGAAATGATTCTTAAATACGGGGGAAACCCGGGTGTTCCGGACAAGATAGGCCGCGTCCCCCTCCACTATGCAGTGGAGTATGAAAAAGAAGACATTGTGAATGTGATGACTGGGAGAGGCAAGAGCGATACAGTGAAAGACAATGATGAAATGGTTACTTGGAAAGACTTTGATGAAATGGTTACTTGGAAAGACAATGATGGGATGAGCCCTCTGGATCTGGCCGCtaagaaaaaaaacataaaactatTGGTGAAGCTATTGTCGGTATATAAACAATCACTATTGTCTTATTTTGATAAGGCGGACTCTGCCGTTCTTCTGCGTGAGTTTTCTTGGGATGGGAGATGCCGAACAGCTTTGCACTACGCTTCTATGCTTGAAGATGGTAGTAAAGCACTTCAGTTATCTAAATTAATGCTCACCAAATGCACAAGCGAAGAAGAGAAGAAAATCTGGGTGCAGCGAAAAGATAATTGCGGTGAAACGGCTCTCCATGTCGCAGCTATCAAAGGACACAAATTACTCTGTCAGTACTTTTGTTTTTATTATAGAGATATCCTAAATGTCAAAGATGCAAATGGGCGATGCCTTATCTATGAAGTTGTTGATAAAAGCCACCACGATAATCCTGATGTCATTATGGCGCTACTCAAATTTTGGGATGGAGAAGTACAAAGCACAATCGACCATACCAATCAGACCCTGCTACACGTGGCCGCTTCAGCGGGCAAAATGTTTATAGCGGATTTCCTTATCGAGAGGTCAAGGGAGGCTAAAGTAAGATATCTGAGGACACCAGACATACTTGGACAAACGGCGCTTCATAAAGCCGCTAAAGGGGGACACGTGGATACGGTTACAGTTCTGTTGCATCATGGAGCCCACCCACTTCTGGAAAGAGACAGTGACGGGCGAACGGCACTTCATTGTGCTGTTCAGAAAGAAGCCGAAGACCGAGCAAAAGAAGCCAAAGACCAAACAAAAGAAGCCAAAGACCGAGCAAAAGAAGCCGAAGCACGAGCAATAGCAGTTGCTGAATTAGTGTTAAAGAAGTGTGGATCCGATGAAAAGAAATTGCTTTTACTGTGGGCCTCCGCTGCAGGGTTAGGCACTGCAGACCAACAGCTAAGCGACAACTCTCCACTAAAGAAGTTTCTTCTTGCAAAAAAGAGATATATCAATGAAAAGTTAGATACAGAAGGGAAGAAAAACAATTTGTTAAGGATAGCAGCATGCTTAGGTGATATTGCTATGACCAAA